TAACAGCGGTTGATGCATTGAAATTTAGCCTTATTCAGTTCTTTATTGCTGTGATAGCAACCATGAAACCAAAAAGTTGATAAGTTTATAGCCGCAGGTATGCTATGGACGTCTATTCCATGGATATGCATTTTTAACTACAGTCCGTCTATTATCCGTCTATTATTAAGGATATATATCCTTTCTGGCCACACCGGGAATATGCCTTAAAAAACATGTGGACATCGGTGTTTCGTACCTGTCATATACCTTTATACTCTCTCATTCCCTGTCCGTCAATAACTGTTTCTTTATATAAGATTATATCATTGTTCCTCGTGGAACAAAAGGACAAATATGTAAAACAGAGTGATTAACCTGCTAAAGGCCCTTCTTTCTACCCTTGTGATAGCCTTTATGGTAAAGCCTGGCAATAAGGCACAACCCTATACATCTTTATGGTCTCCAGGTCAGGTTATCCCAAATTAATATCTATCGGCTTGGTACTGCTTTAATATCAAGCTCTGTTATTTCGATATTCCTGGGTTTACATTTAAATGAATGCGCGCCTGAGGACCTTATAGGATACGCAGGTGCAATTGTATCCTTTATTTTTAGAACTATGCTTTTAGTGAATAAACATTGGACTGATGTGGCCTCTGAACACTGGTCCTCTCGACAACCTGTCACTATTGATACGAGATTTCCCCATAGGCAGGTTTTAGAACTGAAACAAAAGTGATTCCATTGTCAACATTATCTATACTTCTACAGTGATTCCGGTCGTGGTCTTAACCATAAGAAAGTATAATTCTTTCTTCTGGTATTTTTATATACGCCCGTAATCTCTACGCTTTTTTGCATTTAATCTGTGCAGTTACTTTTCTCAGCATATCGTATTATACATGTTCTTTATTTTTATTCCTCTGATATGATGCGGATAAATCAAATACAGGCGTTCCAGTTCATGTTAATCATATTCTACCTACAAATTATCAATGTGTTCGAGGCTGTTGCCTGATTGTGCGCAAAACATATATCATCCAAAATATCTAAGCAAGGACATTGATTTCATCGCTAATTATTAAGGAATCTTTAAACTGTAAAATATACCCACATCATGTTTTAAGACAAGCCACAAATGATTAGATATAGCGGAAATATATATAGGACTGCATATAAAATTATAGCCACTCTTTTAAGTGGCATATGTTTCATGTGAAACACTACTGATTATTGATTTATAGGAACCTTTACCACAAATTCAATGTATTCCTCCGACTCCCTTTGCTCAAGACTGGCTGAAATACCCGACTTGTTCATAAGGTCTACTGCTTGTTTGAATGTATTGATATAAATGCGGAGGTCCTTTAATGCCTTTTTTACAGACTGCTTGTGTATTTCCTTCGGGCTGTTTGCTTTTTTTATGTTATTAATGTACTTATCAATAAGTGCTTCAGACTCTTTAACATTTAACCCTTTTTTAACGATCTGTTCAAGGACCATAAGCTGACTTTCCTCGTCGGGCAGCCTCAAAAGTGCTCTGGCATGGCGCTCTGTCAGGTTATTTTTTATGATGATACTCCTTATCCTGTCAGAAAGCTTCAACAATCTGAGCTTATTGGCAATTGTAGACTGACTCTTAGAAAGCCTTCGAGCCAGTTCCTCCTGCGTTAGGTGATGGTCTTGTATAAGGTTGTAGTATCCCTCTGCCTCCTCCAAAAAATTAAGGTCTTCTCTCTGAAGGTTTTCCAGAAGGGCTATAACTGCTGAATCTTCATCCACAACGTCAATTATAATTGCAGGGACATCTTTCAACCCAGCCATTTGAGATGCCCTAAGTCTTCTCTCACCACTCACAAGTTCATACGAGTCATTGGAAATTTTCCTCAATGTTATTGGTTGTAGGACGCCATAATTTTTAATGGATTCCGAGAGTTCCTGCAGAGAAGCCTGAGACAGCAGCTTTCGCGGTTGATATGGGTTTGGTCTTATCATCTCAATGGGTATATAGCTGATGGTCCTCTGGGCGTCGGCATTTAACATAATACCACCTTCTTTCAGTAAAGTATAAAGCGTCAGTCATAGATACTAGGAAATCAATGGTATTTGATTGTCAACCATACTCCGCTGTCATGCTGATGCAATAGGTCAACCACATCAAAGATTGTAGAGAACAATCATCAGGTAACAATATACAATAAGACACTCCACAGCTATTATATTATATTGTTTCGACATACAAATGTAAATTCCTGCTAATATGGAAAAAAAAGTTAAAGTGGTTTCTTTGAGATCCTCGCCGATGGCCTTGGGTATAGACCCTTTGTCTCAGCAATCTTTCTTATCACAATAAGAGAGTGGGTTATACCGCTTTCAGGCAGGTTATATTTATAAACACTCTCAACCCTTGCAGAAAGTGTATTAAGAGCACCCGCAGCACTGTCTATCTCTTCTTCAGGAGATGGACCCTTATAGGCAACCATACGCCCTCCAACCTTCAGAAGTGGTACAGAGTATTCCAATAAGACATTCAAACTGGATACAGCTCTTGAAAACACAACATCATAACTTTCTCTCAATGAGGGGTCATGACCTGATTCTTCCGCCCTTTTATCATATACGGTGCCATCGATTCCCAAAATTTCAATAGTCTCCTTCACAAAGCGTGCTTTTTTCTTGATTGACTCCATATAGTCCATCTCGGTGTCCGGTACCATTACCTTTAACGGGATACCGGGAAAACCAGCTCCTGTGCCAATATCTATACACTTTAAACCGTTAATATCCATAAAAAGAAGGGGTGAGACGGAGTCACATATATGCTTTATTATAAACTCCCTCTCGTCGACAATGGAGGTAAGGTTCATCACCTTATTTACTTCCATAACCCTGTCATAATATTTTTCCAATAGTTCCACATGAAACGGTGGCCTGACTCCAAAAACAGTTAATGCATGCACTAAAAAATCTTTATCCATCATCAATCACCCTTTAAAACGGAGGTACATCAAGAGCACCGATATATCAGAAGGAGATACTCCAGAAATTCTCGAGGCCTGGCCAACATTTACTGGCCTGATTTTGGAAAGCTTTTGTCTTGCCTCCAAACTTAAACCGGCTATGCCGTTATAGTCTATGTCAGGTGGTATCTGCTTATCCTCCAGCCTCTTGAAACTTTCAATCTGCTCTGCCTCTTTTTTAATATACCCCTCATATTTGATTTCTATCTCAATGGATGGAATTACTGACTGTAATATGTCATCAGGCCTACCATAATCAATGACCTTGAGGTTTTCATATGTGATTTCGGGCCTCTTCAAAAGTTCATACAGGCTTATACCAGACCTTATCTCACTGCTCCCAACCCTCTGCAGGAAGTTTATGACATCAGATGTAGGAGAGACCCTTGTCCTCTTAAGCCTTTCAATCTCATCATAGATTTGAGACTTGCGTCTCAAATAACGCTGATACCTTTCTTGGGAGACCAGCCCTATCCTGTACCCTTTTTCTGTAAGCCTGAGGTCTGCATTGTCATGCCGTAAAAAGAGCCTGTATTCAGCCCTTGAGGTCATCATACGGTACGGTTCATTTGTACCCTTGGTCACAAGATCATCTATCAGAACACCAATGTAAGACTCACTCCTGTCTAGGATAAATGGTGGTTCACCTCTCAGTTGCAGTGCTGCATTGACCCCAGCCATGATACCCTGGGCAGCGGCCTCCTCATATCCCGAGGTTCCATTCACCTGTCCTGCAAAAAACAGGCCATGAATATCTTTCAATTCCAGCCACGGCGTAAGCTGTGTAGGGTCTATGCAGTCATACTCTATAGCATAAGCATCCCTCATGATCCTGACATTTTCCAACCCCGCAATGGTCCGCAAAAAGGCGTGCTGGACATCCTCAGGCATGCTGGTGGACATACCCTGCACA
Above is a genomic segment from Calorimonas adulescens containing:
- the noc gene encoding nucleoid occlusion protein, which translates into the protein MLNADAQRTISYIPIEMIRPNPYQPRKLLSQASLQELSESIKNYGVLQPITLRKISNDSYELVSGERRLRASQMAGLKDVPAIIIDVVDEDSAVIALLENLQREDLNFLEEAEGYYNLIQDHHLTQEELARRLSKSQSTIANKLRLLKLSDRIRSIIIKNNLTERHARALLRLPDEESQLMVLEQIVKKGLNVKESEALIDKYINNIKKANSPKEIHKQSVKKALKDLRIYINTFKQAVDLMNKSGISASLEQRESEEYIEFVVKVPINQ
- the rsmG gene encoding 16S rRNA (guanine(527)-N(7))-methyltransferase RsmG; protein product: MDKDFLVHALTVFGVRPPFHVELLEKYYDRVMEVNKVMNLTSIVDEREFIIKHICDSVSPLLFMDINGLKCIDIGTGAGFPGIPLKVMVPDTEMDYMESIKKKARFVKETIEILGIDGTVYDKRAEESGHDPSLRESYDVVFSRAVSSLNVLLEYSVPLLKVGGRMVAYKGPSPEEEIDSAAGALNTLSARVESVYKYNLPESGITHSLIVIRKIAETKGLYPRPSARISKKPL
- the mnmG gene encoding tRNA uridine-5-carboxymethylaminomethyl(34) synthesis enzyme MnmG, with protein sequence MVFKVADYDVVVVGAGHAGCEAGLATARMGFKTAIFAINLDSIAMMPCNPAMGGPAKGHLIREVDALGGEIGVNTDKTMIQVRTLNTGKGPAVQALRAQCDKKAYQFSMKYTLEKTPNLDVIQGEVVEIKVDGRRVSGVLTMTGAFYGARIVIVTTGTYLNGKIIIGDVRYSGGPNGLYPATELSSCLKRLGVKLMRFKTGTPPRVDRRTIDFDKMVIQPGDETPQPFSYINDRVDVLQIPCYLTYTNEKTHEVIRLNLSRSPLYSGKIEGIGPRYCPSIEDKVVKFPHKERHQIFIEPEGINTYEMYVQGMSTSMPEDVQHAFLRTIAGLENVRIMRDAYAIEYDCIDPTQLTPWLELKDIHGLFFAGQVNGTSGYEEAAAQGIMAGVNAALQLRGEPPFILDRSESYIGVLIDDLVTKGTNEPYRMMTSRAEYRLFLRHDNADLRLTEKGYRIGLVSQERYQRYLRRKSQIYDEIERLKRTRVSPTSDVINFLQRVGSSEIRSGISLYELLKRPEITYENLKVIDYGRPDDILQSVIPSIEIEIKYEGYIKKEAEQIESFKRLEDKQIPPDIDYNGIAGLSLEARQKLSKIRPVNVGQASRISGVSPSDISVLLMYLRFKG